Proteins from a single region of Chryseobacterium sp. T16E-39:
- a CDS encoding lipocalin family protein — protein MKFLISFFLLVTIISCSSDNDNNNVVENVNVNGNWKPYKYEFRGKTYMVNDCELKGQLLINGDFSGVYERYGLSTSETCTKFDSFVGKWTFDNLYSTLTLTYNEGGTVKTLKKEIDSFSSTELRIYDNSKNLDTVPGNDEAVLIFIKQ, from the coding sequence ATGAAATTTTTAATAAGCTTTTTTCTTTTGGTGACTATTATTTCATGCTCTAGTGATAATGATAATAATAATGTTGTTGAGAATGTAAATGTCAATGGAAACTGGAAACCTTATAAATATGAATTTAGAGGTAAGACTTACATGGTAAATGATTGTGAACTGAAAGGCCAACTATTAATCAATGGAGATTTTTCCGGGGTATATGAAAGATATGGACTTTCCACTTCTGAAACTTGTACTAAGTTTGATTCTTTTGTTGGTAAATGGACATTTGATAATCTTTACAGTACCCTTACCCTTACTTATAATGAAGGGGGGACAGTTAAAACTCTAAAAAAAGAGATTGACTCATTTTCCAGTACTGAACTTAGAATATATGATAATTCTAAAAATCTGGATACTGTACCTGGAAATGATGAAGCTGTTTTAATTTTTATCAAGCAATGA
- a CDS encoding BamA/TamA family outer membrane protein, translated as MGNKFNTYLKYFLYSGITVVSLSCSNTKYLKEGQMLYTGAEVKIENDTIPKKEKKALQAALEENLVPKPNSTILGLRPRLYFYNIAKEPKKDKGFNYWLKYKVGEKPVLLGDVDREFNKDIIVNYSENKGYFNAKATYDTISKNKKARVTYTLKPGAQYLISNVKFQKDSTLVNQEIQNLKNKTFLKNGNPFDLGVIKSERDRIDNGLKEKGFYYFHPDNIIVQADSTVAKNHKVELNVKLKDDTPDLATQQFGIDKVIVFPNYNLQDVKNGKYSVPMNPDSLSKYAYDDIYVIDPQHKFKPKIFDRALYFKKGDLYNRTNHNLSLNRLISLGVFKFVKNEFIVSDSLQHKFDAYYLLTPREVQSLRLEALGRTNSASFAGSELNLNWTQRNFFRGAEQFKAAIYGAFDVQMGGQSQAKNMYRAGANVQLSIPRIVAPFRFNSSSAFVPRTNISLGYEFQNRTEYYTLNNFTASFGYVWKENARKEHDLKVLDITLVSPANVTALYDAESQTSPYLKRVVQEQLIFGPTYSYTYTNTMLTKPNTIYYKGTLDLAGNITGLVTGANAKKGKQKEIFGVPFSQYVKMENDFRFYHKFSEKTNFASRIIAGIAYPYGNSDAVPFSRQFFVGGSNSIRAFRARTLGPGSYDPRGLGQNFAFDQSGDIKLEMNAEYRANLYKFLNVAAFVDAGNVWLINDKNNDRPGGKFSKDFLSEIAVGAGVGLRLDFSILILRLDLAMPLRVPYYEKGDRWTFNRINFGDSSWRKDNLVLNIAIGYPF; from the coding sequence ATGGGAAACAAATTCAATACATATCTAAAATATTTTCTTTACTCTGGAATTACGGTAGTTAGTCTTTCATGTAGCAATACGAAGTATCTCAAGGAAGGACAAATGCTTTACACGGGTGCAGAAGTAAAAATTGAAAATGATACTATTCCGAAAAAAGAAAAAAAAGCACTTCAGGCCGCCCTGGAGGAAAATTTAGTTCCAAAACCCAATTCCACAATTTTAGGACTACGTCCGAGATTGTATTTTTATAATATTGCTAAAGAACCTAAAAAAGACAAAGGGTTCAATTATTGGTTAAAATATAAGGTTGGTGAAAAACCCGTCTTACTCGGTGATGTTGACCGGGAGTTTAATAAAGATATTATTGTTAATTATTCTGAGAATAAGGGATATTTTAATGCAAAGGCAACTTATGATACTATTTCTAAGAATAAGAAAGCAAGAGTAACCTATACTTTGAAACCTGGTGCTCAGTATCTCATCAGTAATGTAAAGTTTCAAAAAGATTCTACATTAGTCAATCAGGAAATTCAGAACTTAAAAAATAAAACATTTCTTAAAAATGGAAATCCATTTGACCTTGGTGTGATTAAATCAGAGCGGGACAGAATTGATAATGGATTAAAAGAAAAAGGGTTCTATTATTTCCATCCTGATAATATTATTGTTCAGGCAGACAGTACAGTCGCAAAAAATCATAAAGTTGAGCTTAATGTAAAACTAAAAGATGATACTCCGGATTTAGCCACTCAGCAATTTGGAATTGATAAAGTAATCGTCTTCCCTAACTATAATCTTCAGGATGTCAAGAATGGTAAATATAGTGTTCCGATGAATCCAGATTCTCTTTCAAAATATGCGTATGATGATATTTATGTGATTGATCCACAGCATAAGTTTAAGCCGAAAATCTTTGACAGAGCATTATATTTTAAGAAAGGAGATCTATACAACCGAACTAATCATAATCTCTCTCTGAATCGTTTGATAAGTCTGGGAGTTTTCAAATTCGTGAAGAATGAATTTATTGTTTCAGATTCTTTACAGCATAAGTTTGATGCCTATTATTTATTAACTCCCAGAGAAGTACAGTCCCTTCGTCTGGAAGCTTTAGGGAGAACCAACTCCGCTAGCTTTGCTGGTAGCGAGTTAAATTTAAACTGGACCCAAAGAAATTTTTTCCGTGGAGCTGAACAGTTTAAAGCAGCAATTTATGGAGCCTTTGATGTACAGATGGGAGGTCAATCACAAGCTAAGAATATGTACCGGGCCGGAGCCAATGTTCAACTATCTATTCCAAGGATTGTTGCGCCTTTCAGATTCAATTCTTCGAGTGCTTTTGTTCCAAGAACAAATATTAGCTTAGGATATGAATTTCAGAATCGTACTGAGTATTATACACTTAATAATTTCACAGCTTCTTTTGGATATGTATGGAAAGAAAATGCTAGAAAAGAACATGATTTAAAAGTACTTGATATTACTTTGGTTTCTCCAGCCAATGTTACAGCTTTATATGATGCAGAAAGTCAAACAAGTCCATATTTAAAAAGAGTAGTTCAGGAACAACTTATTTTTGGGCCTACCTATTCTTACACCTATACTAATACGATGCTGACCAAGCCAAATACCATCTATTATAAAGGTACACTTGATTTGGCTGGAAATATTACCGGTTTAGTAACAGGCGCTAATGCAAAAAAAGGCAAACAGAAAGAAATTTTTGGAGTCCCATTCAGTCAGTATGTAAAAATGGAAAATGATTTTAGATTCTATCATAAATTTTCTGAGAAAACTAATTTTGCATCACGAATTATTGCAGGGATAGCCTATCCATATGGAAATTCAGATGCAGTTCCTTTTTCAAGACAGTTTTTTGTGGGAGGAAGTAATAGTATCCGAGCATTTCGAGCCAGAACTTTAGGACCGGGAAGCTATGACCCAAGAGGATTAGGTCAGAATTTTGCCTTTGATCAATCAGGAGATATAAAATTAGAGATGAATGCAGAATATCGTGCTAATCTTTATAAGTTTTTAAATGTCGCTGCTTTTGTGGATGCTGGAAATGTCTGGCTAATCAATGATAAAAATAATGACAGACCTGGAGGTAAGTTTTCCAAAGATTTTTTAAGTGAAATAGCTGTCGGTGCCGGAGTTGGTCTAAGACTTGATTTCTCTATCTTGATTTTAAGATTAGACCTCGCAATGCCATTAAGAGTTCCCTATTATGAAAAAGGAGACCGATGGACTTTTAACAGGATTAATTTTGGAGATAGCAGCTGGAGAAAAGATAATTTAGTTTTAAATATCGCAATCGGATATCCATTTTAA
- a CDS encoding SusD/RagB family nutrient-binding outer membrane lipoprotein produces the protein MKKIFLSIGLASLALILNSCERDITSLNEDPKHPTEVPSGVLFASAEHALLDQVLNVNVNRNISRFFTQQWSETTYPDETNYNMTARPIPRNHYNRIMASASATINSPGVLSALRDARRFLDGESVTPIQKNNSIAMIELVNVYAWANLVDTYGDVPYFGALKATAENPGNAEIPYDDAKVIYLDLVKRIDAALALINTAGTGYEKDLIYKGDMLKWKKMGNSLKFRLAIALADVEPALAKTYAEAAYNGGLFTDKLDNFGLQTFPSGLLSNPVYQDVIQSGRNDFLPSDVLVNFMNTNNDPRRAVWFTTVSNAYVGGVYGDQNVFNQYSHFTNVISGENAQGFLLDYSEIMFLKTEAAARGFSVGASAAALYPQAIQASMDEYNVNAGQAAAFIAAHPYDAVNWKKSIGEQAWVAMFNKGFQAWNFTRRLDFPKFVNPSGSLVESVPVRMFYSDQEYLLNSTNVKAAAAKIGGDKVSTKIFWDKF, from the coding sequence ATGAAAAAAATATTTTTAAGCATAGGTTTGGCTTCATTAGCACTAATTTTAAATTCGTGTGAAAGGGATATTACTTCTCTGAATGAAGATCCAAAACACCCAACAGAAGTGCCTTCAGGAGTACTTTTTGCAAGTGCGGAACATGCACTTCTTGATCAGGTATTAAACGTAAATGTTAACCGTAATATCAGCAGATTTTTTACGCAGCAATGGTCGGAAACAACCTATCCTGATGAAACAAATTATAATATGACTGCTAGGCCAATTCCTAGAAATCATTATAACCGTATTATGGCATCTGCTTCAGCAACGATTAATTCTCCGGGAGTTCTGTCAGCATTAAGAGATGCTAGAAGATTCTTAGATGGAGAATCGGTGACACCAATTCAAAAAAATAATAGCATAGCGATGATAGAATTGGTTAATGTGTATGCTTGGGCTAATTTGGTTGATACATATGGAGATGTTCCTTATTTTGGAGCATTAAAGGCTACTGCCGAAAACCCTGGCAATGCTGAAATTCCTTATGATGATGCTAAAGTCATTTATTTAGATCTTGTTAAAAGGATTGATGCAGCATTAGCATTGATTAATACTGCTGGGACTGGTTATGAAAAAGATCTGATTTACAAGGGGGACATGCTTAAATGGAAAAAGATGGGAAATTCTTTAAAATTTAGGCTGGCAATCGCACTAGCTGATGTAGAGCCCGCACTTGCAAAAACCTATGCAGAAGCGGCTTACAATGGTGGATTATTCACAGATAAGCTAGATAACTTTGGATTACAGACATTCCCTTCAGGGTTATTGTCAAACCCTGTTTATCAGGATGTTATACAGTCGGGTAGAAATGACTTTTTACCTTCAGATGTCCTGGTTAATTTTATGAATACGAATAATGATCCAAGGAGAGCTGTTTGGTTTACAACTGTTTCCAATGCTTATGTTGGTGGAGTATATGGCGATCAAAACGTATTTAACCAATATTCTCACTTTACGAATGTTATTTCAGGAGAGAATGCACAAGGGTTTTTACTAGACTATTCTGAAATTATGTTTTTGAAGACAGAGGCGGCTGCCAGAGGGTTTAGTGTAGGTGCTAGTGCTGCAGCTTTATATCCTCAGGCAATTCAGGCTTCAATGGATGAATATAATGTGAATGCTGGACAAGCTGCGGCATTTATAGCTGCACATCCTTATGATGCGGTTAATTGGAAAAAATCGATAGGTGAGCAGGCTTGGGTTGCTATGTTTAATAAAGGCTTCCAGGCATGGAATTTCACAAGAAGATTAGATTTCCCTAAGTTTGTAAATCCTTCAGGATCATTAGTTGAGTCTGTACCGGTAAGAATGTTTTATTCTGATCAGGAGTATCTTTTAAATTCCACTAACGTAAAAGCTGCGGCTGCGAAAATTGGAGGTGATAAAGTATCAACAAAGATATTTTGGGACAAATTTTAA
- the argS gene encoding arginine--tRNA ligase, translating into MNIKDIIEEKLSEVILNVYQLKDINLEVQENKTEYEGDFTIVTFPLVKQLKKNPESIGIELGESLTAQTDLFESFNVVKGFLNVKVKNQFFVDQLKSVTQGFSKIDKKEATVMVEYSSPNTNKPLHLGHIRNNLLGFSVAQILKEAGYDVIKSQIINDRGIHICKSMLAWEKFGKGETPETTHIKGDKFVGNYYVEFDKNYKKEVSELVEQGMGEEQAKKEAPLMKEAQKMLLDWENGDEKVRNLWNEMNTWVYKGFNETYKRLGVDFDQVQYESNTYILGKDLIQEGLDKGILYQKEDGSVWCDLTDEGLDQKLLLRSDGTSVYMTQDLGTAVERFKQNDIQKLIYTVGNEQDYHFQVLFKILKKLGYAWADQLFHLSYGMVELPEGKMKSREGTVVDADDLMQEMYATAKSKAQELGKLEHLSDEDREISYETVGLGALKYFMLKVDPKKKMLFNPVDSIDFNGNTGPFIQYTYARIQSLLTKAEYTQKEIGDVILNQSEKELIMQLANYKTVVARAAETLSPALVANYLYDLVKSYNSFYQNNPIMIQEDENVKQTRLNLSDLTAQTIKKSLGLLGIGTVNRM; encoded by the coding sequence ATGAATATTAAAGATATAATAGAGGAGAAACTTTCGGAGGTGATTTTAAATGTCTATCAGTTAAAAGATATCAATCTGGAGGTTCAGGAGAATAAAACTGAATATGAAGGAGACTTTACGATTGTTACTTTTCCATTGGTAAAACAATTAAAGAAAAATCCTGAGAGTATTGGAATAGAGCTGGGAGAATCTTTAACAGCACAAACCGATTTGTTTGAAAGTTTTAATGTGGTTAAGGGATTTCTTAATGTGAAAGTTAAAAATCAATTCTTTGTTGACCAATTAAAATCCGTAACTCAAGGATTTTCAAAAATTGATAAGAAAGAGGCTACAGTAATGGTGGAGTACTCTTCTCCAAACACCAATAAGCCTTTGCATTTAGGTCATATCAGAAATAATTTATTAGGTTTTTCCGTTGCTCAGATTTTAAAGGAGGCTGGATATGATGTAATCAAGTCACAGATCATTAATGATAGAGGGATCCATATTTGCAAGTCGATGTTGGCTTGGGAAAAATTTGGAAAGGGAGAGACTCCGGAAACAACTCATATAAAAGGAGATAAGTTTGTTGGAAATTACTATGTAGAATTTGACAAAAACTATAAAAAAGAGGTTTCAGAGCTTGTAGAACAAGGAATGGGTGAAGAACAGGCTAAAAAAGAGGCCCCTTTAATGAAAGAAGCTCAAAAAATGCTACTGGACTGGGAAAATGGGGATGAAAAAGTAAGAAACCTATGGAATGAAATGAACACCTGGGTTTATAAAGGATTTAATGAAACTTATAAAAGATTGGGCGTTGATTTTGACCAGGTTCAATACGAAAGCAATACTTACATCTTAGGAAAAGACCTTATTCAGGAAGGCTTGGATAAAGGAATTCTCTACCAAAAAGAAGATGGATCTGTTTGGTGTGATCTGACAGACGAAGGATTGGATCAAAAGCTTTTATTGCGTTCCGACGGGACTTCAGTTTATATGACTCAGGATTTAGGAACTGCAGTGGAGCGATTCAAGCAAAATGATATTCAAAAACTAATTTATACTGTTGGAAATGAACAGGATTATCATTTTCAGGTGTTATTTAAAATATTGAAAAAATTAGGTTATGCTTGGGCTGATCAGTTGTTCCATTTATCTTATGGAATGGTGGAGCTTCCTGAGGGGAAAATGAAATCCCGTGAAGGAACGGTTGTTGATGCTGATGATCTGATGCAGGAAATGTATGCAACAGCTAAATCTAAAGCCCAGGAGCTAGGAAAGCTTGAACATTTATCTGATGAAGATAGAGAAATTTCATACGAAACAGTTGGTTTAGGTGCATTGAAGTATTTTATGCTAAAAGTTGATCCTAAGAAAAAGATGTTGTTTAATCCAGTAGACAGTATTGACTTTAATGGAAATACAGGTCCGTTTATCCAGTATACTTATGCTCGTATTCAATCTTTATTGACGAAAGCAGAATATACTCAAAAAGAGATAGGAGATGTTATTTTGAATCAATCGGAAAAAGAATTGATCATGCAATTAGCCAATTATAAAACGGTAGTGGCAAGAGCTGCAGAAACATTAAGCCCAGCTTTGGTGGCTAATTATCTGTATGATTTGGTGAAATCTTACAATTCTTTCTATCAAAATAATCCGATTATGATCCAGGAAGATGAAAATGTAAAACAGACCCGTTTAAATCTGTCAGACCTTACGGCACAAACCATAAAGAAATCTTTAGGGTTACTGGGAATAGGAACTGTAAACAGAATGTAA
- a CDS encoding YihY/virulence factor BrkB family protein, with product MINNIKFFWEVLKDTFTEWNTSTASRDSASLAYYAIFSIPGLLIIIIWIAGNFFGEEAIRGQISTQISGLMGTDVAKSVESMIAGALIDKQNIFMKAVGIGSLVFGSTTLFFQLQHSLNTLWDVQSAPKKALIKFLLDRANSLGMILILGFLLMITMILSSAISLFNTWITNYFGFETYMLVELVNFAVGFALVMLLFALMFKFLPDVQINWRPVWKGAILTTILFTLGKFLLSLYFSNFKPTSTFGTAGTVILIMMWINYSCMLIFFGAEFTKVYSYKRGYKIIPSKHAKWSDAKLYEDSHKNQSEQNKSTS from the coding sequence ATGATCAATAATATAAAATTTTTCTGGGAGGTTTTAAAAGATACTTTCACGGAATGGAATACTTCCACCGCATCAAGAGATTCGGCCAGTCTCGCCTATTATGCCATCTTTTCTATCCCTGGATTATTAATTATTATTATATGGATAGCCGGAAACTTTTTCGGAGAGGAAGCTATCCGCGGACAGATCAGTACTCAAATCAGTGGGTTAATGGGAACCGATGTGGCTAAAAGCGTAGAAAGCATGATTGCCGGAGCACTGATTGACAAACAGAATATTTTCATGAAGGCAGTAGGAATAGGCTCTTTAGTTTTTGGTTCCACCACTTTGTTTTTTCAGTTACAGCATTCATTAAATACGCTTTGGGATGTGCAGTCAGCACCCAAAAAAGCATTAATTAAATTTCTTCTGGATAGGGCTAATTCTTTAGGAATGATTCTTATTCTTGGATTTTTATTAATGATTACTATGATCCTCTCTTCTGCGATAAGCCTGTTTAATACATGGATCACGAATTATTTCGGATTTGAAACCTATATGCTGGTAGAATTGGTCAATTTTGCAGTTGGTTTTGCTCTCGTTATGTTATTATTTGCATTGATGTTCAAATTTCTTCCTGATGTTCAGATCAACTGGAGACCCGTGTGGAAAGGAGCTATATTAACAACGATTTTATTTACTTTGGGTAAATTTTTATTAAGCCTTTATTTCAGTAATTTTAAGCCTACCTCCACTTTTGGTACCGCAGGAACGGTCATCCTTATTATGATGTGGATCAATTATTCCTGTATGCTGATATTTTTCGGCGCTGAATTCACCAAAGTATATTCGTATAAAAGAGGCTACAAAATTATTCCGTCCAAACATGCGAAATGGAGTGACGCCAAATTATATGAGGACAGTCATAAAAATCAATCTGAACAAAACAAATCCACTTCATAA
- a CDS encoding SusC/RagA family TonB-linked outer membrane protein, translating to MKKITASVLILVLSSSLAITNAQQKKNDTVRTQDIEGVVVTALGIKREKKSLGYASEEIKAEALTGGTTNTGNVASLLSGKVAGLQVNTNNNFGGSANLLIRGYKSLSGGSPLIVIDGSPVNNNTVAGSIFDYGNFLSDINQEDIESVNVLKGAAASALYGERGSDGVILIVTKSGKGKDDGTWGVTINSGITAGFIDKSTFPKYQTKYGAGYGGNSWNEPANPDGHNYANFVDDASYGPKFDPNLLVYQWDSYDPSSPNYKKATPWVAAKNGPIKFFDHPITYVNTLTLEKGNKTSNLSLSYSNMLSNGLMPNSELRKNTISAKFNHDFTEKLHASVFTTLTLQGTRGRNETGYSDNIVSGFRQWWQTNVDVIALRNAYQNNGNSNFSWNRTSADDGTPQYWNNPYFQRYQSYQSDDRTRIFSYAQLKYDVSKNFGITGKLSYDDLQMVIEERLMNGSLPQVFGASGLNVGSGYSRTNVKNTEINFDLFANYKFDITPDLNVSGIVGGNVRRNLIDNVFATTEGGLSKPGLFAISNSVRTILPPDETYQKFVTSSIYATASFGYKNFLYVDGTYRMDQSSNLPKKNNNYDYYSVTGSLILSEFVKQDWLSFWKIRGNYAEVGSSTTNYRLVNTFKARGEGLFDQPFFLANPNLKPQRSKETEFGMEAQFLKNRLGFDVAIYKTRTIDQIINLPVSSATGYRTFLVNAGQVNNKGIEVQLNGTPFKTENFKWDIDVNWSKNENEVISLNGNSQNYLLAGYQNGVSLNARVGEAFGALVGSDYVYDANGQKVVNATTGRYLKNSNQVIGNITPDWVGGVRNSFRYKDFSFSFLIDVKKGGDVFSPDMGYGISTGLYEETADYRESGVVYPGVNPNGQVNTTPTSSPGISGRVDGYNAMPNKRFVYDASYVKLREASIGYNLPKSYLANTGIQDAKISIVGRNLWIIHKNLPYADPETGTGNGLAAKGQSIGSLPTTRDIGIDITLKF from the coding sequence ATGAAGAAAATAACAGCAAGTGTTCTTATACTTGTATTATCGTCCTCTTTGGCTATCACCAATGCACAGCAAAAGAAGAATGATACAGTAAGAACACAGGACATCGAAGGAGTTGTTGTGACTGCCCTCGGAATTAAAAGAGAAAAGAAATCTCTTGGTTATGCCTCTGAAGAAATAAAGGCTGAGGCATTAACTGGCGGAACTACAAACACAGGGAATGTTGCCTCGCTTCTTTCTGGTAAAGTTGCCGGTTTGCAGGTTAATACAAATAATAACTTTGGTGGATCAGCTAACCTTTTGATCAGAGGATATAAATCCTTATCCGGAGGTTCTCCACTTATTGTAATCGATGGTTCTCCAGTAAATAATAATACAGTAGCAGGGTCGATATTTGACTATGGTAACTTTTTATCTGATATTAATCAGGAAGATATCGAATCTGTAAACGTCTTAAAAGGAGCAGCTGCATCTGCATTATATGGAGAAAGAGGTAGTGACGGGGTTATCCTGATCGTTACAAAAAGTGGAAAAGGTAAAGATGATGGTACCTGGGGTGTAACAATAAACTCAGGAATTACAGCTGGTTTCATTGATAAATCTACTTTCCCTAAATACCAAACTAAATATGGTGCAGGTTATGGAGGTAATTCATGGAATGAGCCTGCTAACCCAGATGGACACAATTACGCTAACTTTGTTGATGATGCATCGTATGGTCCTAAATTTGATCCAAATCTTTTGGTGTATCAGTGGGATTCTTATGATCCCTCATCCCCTAATTATAAAAAAGCAACACCTTGGGTAGCTGCTAAAAATGGACCGATTAAATTCTTTGATCATCCAATTACTTATGTAAATACGCTGACGCTTGAAAAAGGGAACAAGACTTCTAATCTATCCTTGTCATATTCCAATATGCTTTCTAATGGTTTAATGCCTAATTCAGAGCTTAGAAAGAATACGATTTCAGCTAAATTTAATCATGACTTCACTGAAAAGTTACATGCTTCAGTTTTTACAACTCTAACTTTACAAGGTACCAGAGGTAGAAATGAAACAGGTTATTCTGACAATATCGTTTCAGGTTTCAGACAGTGGTGGCAAACCAACGTTGATGTTATTGCATTGAGAAATGCATATCAGAATAATGGAAATAGCAATTTTTCATGGAACAGAACATCAGCAGATGATGGAACTCCTCAATATTGGAACAATCCATATTTCCAAAGATATCAGAGTTATCAGTCGGATGACAGAACAAGAATTTTTAGTTACGCTCAGTTAAAGTATGATGTTTCCAAAAATTTTGGAATCACAGGTAAGTTGTCTTATGACGATTTGCAGATGGTAATTGAGGAAAGGTTAATGAATGGATCATTACCTCAGGTTTTCGGAGCGTCAGGACTTAACGTAGGTTCTGGATATTCAAGAACAAATGTTAAAAACACAGAGATCAACTTTGATTTATTTGCTAATTATAAATTTGATATTACCCCTGACTTGAATGTGAGTGGTATTGTTGGAGGAAACGTTAGAAGGAATTTAATTGATAATGTTTTTGCTACTACAGAAGGTGGACTTTCCAAACCAGGATTATTCGCAATATCAAACTCGGTAAGAACAATACTTCCTCCTGATGAAACTTATCAGAAATTTGTTACTTCAAGTATTTATGCAACAGCATCATTTGGATATAAAAATTTCTTATATGTAGACGGAACGTATAGAATGGACCAAAGTTCCAATCTTCCTAAGAAGAATAATAATTATGACTATTATTCAGTGACAGGATCTTTAATTCTTTCTGAATTTGTGAAACAGGACTGGCTGAGCTTCTGGAAAATAAGAGGGAATTACGCGGAAGTAGGTTCTTCTACAACAAATTATAGATTGGTAAATACATTCAAAGCAAGAGGTGAAGGATTATTTGACCAGCCTTTCTTCCTTGCTAATCCGAATTTAAAGCCGCAAAGATCAAAAGAGACAGAATTTGGTATGGAGGCTCAATTTTTGAAAAACAGATTAGGATTTGATGTTGCAATTTATAAAACAAGAACAATCGACCAAATTATTAATTTACCAGTGTCTTCTGCTACAGGTTACAGAACATTCCTGGTAAATGCTGGACAGGTTAATAATAAAGGTATCGAAGTACAGTTAAATGGAACACCATTTAAAACAGAAAATTTCAAATGGGACATCGATGTAAACTGGTCTAAAAATGAAAATGAAGTAATTTCATTAAATGGAAATTCCCAAAATTATCTATTAGCAGGTTATCAGAATGGAGTATCACTTAATGCACGTGTCGGAGAAGCATTTGGTGCTTTAGTAGGATCGGATTATGTGTATGATGCTAATGGACAAAAAGTAGTTAATGCTACTACAGGTAGATATCTTAAAAATAGCAATCAGGTGATAGGGAATATTACACCAGACTGGGTTGGAGGTGTAAGAAACAGTTTCCGTTATAAAGATTTCTCATTTAGCTTCCTTATTGATGTTAAGAAAGGAGGAGATGTATTTTCTCCTGACATGGGATATGGTATATCAACAGGGTTATATGAAGAGACCGCAGATTATAGAGAAAGTGGAGTTGTTTATCCAGGGGTAAATCCAAATGGACAAGTAAATACTACTCCTACATCTAGTCCAGGAATTAGTGGACGTGTAGATGGATATAACGCTATGCCAAACAAACGATTTGTTTATGATGCATCTTATGTGAAATTAAGAGAAGCGAGTATAGGATATAATTTACCAAAATCATATCTGGCTAATACTGGTATTCAGGATGCAAAAATTTCAATTGTAGGAAGAAACCTTTGGATCATTCACAAGAATTTACCTTATGCTGATCCGGAAACAGGAACAGGTAACGGTCTTGCAGCTAAAGGCCAGTCTATAGGATCGCTTCCTACAACTCGTGATATTGGAATAGATATAACTTTAAAATTCTAA